The following proteins come from a genomic window of Pseudochaenichthys georgianus chromosome 17, fPseGeo1.2, whole genome shotgun sequence:
- the pde4ca gene encoding 3',5'-cyclic-AMP phosphodiesterase 4C isoform X3 — protein sequence MRTPGKPRRAGQPDRASHIRKRAGFSRDESSHKLRRTKRGRTAERPRRGGFDVENGLSVGRSPLDPQASPSSGLVLQANFPHSQRRESFLYRSDSDFDLSPKGPSRNSSTASDLEESLKHWEVNWLSSRHTEDMIVTPFAQVLASLRTVRGNFAVITGQQDRTASKTRSSGNNPPSMCKTSLAEEPHQQLAIETLDELDWCLEQLETLKTRHSVSEMASNKFKRMLNRELTQLSETSRSGNQVSEFISSTFLEKQHDMDIISPPAKEKDKKKRPMSQISGVKKATHSPSLAPSTIPRFGVNSSQEGLLAKELEDINRWGIDIFKVSEYSGKRPLTVTMYSVFQERDLLKSFKIPADTFITFMMTLEDHYHADTAYHNNIHAADVVQSTHVLLSTPALEAVFTDLEILAALFASGIHDVDHPGVSNQFLINTNSELALMYNDSSVLENHHLAVGFKLLQEDNCDIFQNLSKKQRQSLRKMVIDMVLATDMSKHMNLLADLKTMVETKKVTSLGVLLLDNYSDRIQVLQNMVHCADLSNPTKPLELYRQWTDRIMVEFFTQGDRERDKGMEVSPMCDKHNASIEKNQVGFIDYIVHPLWETWADLVHPDAQEILDTLEDNREWYQSMIPHSPSPHPEGPEEGALTGEASALGGGSGSISADKFQFELTLEEEGESDDESLPEEEESYSGSRGPELSISDSGSGLDSVSSTSCMLTKKLTTDSVRTFSLDSDKEMAEERETENEGVSGVPRFRLGT from the exons TTTTGATGTGGAGAATGGATTGTCTGTGGGGCGCAGCCCTCTGGACCCCCAGGCCAGCCCCAGCTCCGGTCTGGTCCTACAGGCCAACTTTCCTCACAGCCAGCGACGGGAATCTTTCCTCTACCGCTCCGACTCTGACTTTGACCTTTCACCCAAAGGTCCTTCCAGAAACTCCTCCACTGCCAGTGACCT GGAAGAAAGCTTGAAGCACTGGGAAGTCAACTGGTTGTCATCTCG ACATACAGAAGACATGATTGTCACACCATTTGCACAG GTTCTCGCCAGCCTGAGGACTGTCCGAGGTAACTTTGCCGTCATAACCGGCCAGCAAGATCGCACAGCCAGCAA GACACGATCCTCAGGCAACAATCCACCATCCATGTGCAAGACCAGCCTCGCAG AGGAGCCGCACCAGCAGCTGGCCATAGAGACTCTGGATGAGCTGGACTGGTGTCTGGAGCAACTGGAGACACTGAAAACTCGACACTCTGTCAGCGAGATGGCTTCCAACAAG TTCAAGAGGATGCTGAACCGAGAGCTCACCCAGCTGTCAGAAACCAGCCGTTCAGGGAACCAGGTGTCTGAGTTCATCTCCAGCACCTTCCTCG AGAAGCAACATGACATGGACATAATTTCTCCGCCGGCCAAGGAGAAGGACAAGAAGAAACGGCCCATGTCTCAGATCAGCGGTGTGAAAAAGGCCACCCACAGCCCCAGCCTCGCCCCCTCCACCATCCCTCGCTTTGGGGTCAACTCCAGCCAGGAAGGACTTCTAGCAAAG GAACTGGAGGACATAAACAGATGGGGTATCGACATCTTCAAGGTCTCTGAGTATTCTGGGAAACGCCCTCTTACGGTCACCATGTACAGCGTCTTCCAG GAGCGTGACCTGCTGAAGTCCTTTAAGATTCCCGCAGACACCTTCATTACCTTCATGATGACTTTGGAGGATCATTACCATGCCGATACGGCCTACCACAACAACATCCATGCTGCAGACGTGGTCCAGTCCACGCACGTCCTACTGTCCACGCCTGCTCTGGAG GCTGTGTTTACTGATCTGGAGATCCTCGCCGCTCTGTTTGCAAGCGGCATCCATGATGTGGATCACCCTGGAGTTTCCAATCAGTTTCTCATCAACACCA ACTCTGAGCTGGCCCTGATGTACAATGACTCCTCGGTGCTGGAAAATCACCACCTTGCTGTTGGCTTCAAGCTTCTGCAGGAAGATAACTGTGACATCTTTCAGAACCTGAGCAAAAAGCAGAGGCAGTCGCTGCGCAAAATGGTCATTGATATG GTGCTGGCTACAGATATGTCTAAACACATGAACCTCCTGGCAGACCTGAAAACTATGGTGGAGACCAAGAAAGTCACCAGTCTAGGAGTGCTACTGCTGGATAACTACTCAGACCGCATACAG GTCCTTCAGAACATGGTGCACTGTGCAGACCTGAGCAACCCCACCAAGCCTCTGGAGCTGTACCGACAGTGGACAGATCGCATTATGGTGGAGTTTTTCACCCAGGGGGACAGGGAGAGAGACAAGGGCATGGAGGTCAGCCCCATGTGTGACAAACACAACGCCTCCATAGAGAAGAACCAG GTGGGTTTCATTGACTACATTGTTCACCCTCTGTGGGAGACGTGGGCCGACCTGGTGCACCCCGACGCTCAGGAGATCCTGGACACACTGGAGGATAACAGAGAGTGGTACCAGAGCATGATCCCCCACAGCCCCTCCCCCCACCCAGAGGGCCCCGAGGAGGGAGCCCTCACCGGGGAAGCCTCAGCGCTCGGTGGGGGCAGCGGCTCTATTTCGGCGGACAAGTTCCAGTTTGAGCTGACCTTGGAAGAGGAGGGAGAGTCTGATGACGAGAGTCTGCCCGAGGAAGAGGAGAGCTACAGTGGCAGTCGGGGGCCCGAACTCTCCATAAGTGATTCTGGCAGCGGATTGGATTCAGTTTCGTCCACGTCTTGCATGCTCACCAAAAAGCTCACCACTGATTCAGTCAGAACGTTTTCATTAGACTCTGATAAAGAAATGGCTGAAGAAAGAGAAACAGAGAATGAAGGCGTCTCTGGAGTCCCACGCTTCAGACTTGGGACATAG
- the pde4ca gene encoding 3',5'-cyclic-AMP phosphodiesterase 4C isoform X5 — protein sequence MMNKDSRFPRKTHSNFSTRRHSCISFDVENGLSVGRSPLDPQASPSSGLVLQANFPHSQRRESFLYRSDSDFDLSPKGPSRNSSTASDLEESLKHWEVNWLSSRHTEDMIVTPFAQVLASLRTVRGNFAVITGQQDRTASKTRSSGNNPPSMCKTSLAEEPHQQLAIETLDELDWCLEQLETLKTRHSVSEMASNKFKRMLNRELTQLSETSRSGNQVSEFISSTFLEKQHDMDIISPPAKEKDKKKRPMSQISGVKKATHSPSLAPSTIPRFGVNSSQEGLLAKELEDINRWGIDIFKVSEYSGKRPLTVTMYSVFQERDLLKSFKIPADTFITFMMTLEDHYHADTAYHNNIHAADVVQSTHVLLSTPALEAVFTDLEILAALFASGIHDVDHPGVSNQFLINTNSELALMYNDSSVLENHHLAVGFKLLQEDNCDIFQNLSKKQRQSLRKMVIDMVLATDMSKHMNLLADLKTMVETKKVTSLGVLLLDNYSDRIQVLQNMVHCADLSNPTKPLELYRQWTDRIMVEFFTQGDRERDKGMEVSPMCDKHNASIEKNQVGFIDYIVHPLWETWADLVHPDAQEILDTLEDNREWYQSMIPHSPSPHPEGPEEGALTGEASALGGGSGSISADKFQFELTLEEEGESDDESLPEEEESYSGSRGPELSISDSGSGLDSVSSTSCMLTKKLTTDSVRTFSLDSDKEMAEERETENEGVSGVPRFRLGT from the exons TTTTGATGTGGAGAATGGATTGTCTGTGGGGCGCAGCCCTCTGGACCCCCAGGCCAGCCCCAGCTCCGGTCTGGTCCTACAGGCCAACTTTCCTCACAGCCAGCGACGGGAATCTTTCCTCTACCGCTCCGACTCTGACTTTGACCTTTCACCCAAAGGTCCTTCCAGAAACTCCTCCACTGCCAGTGACCT GGAAGAAAGCTTGAAGCACTGGGAAGTCAACTGGTTGTCATCTCG ACATACAGAAGACATGATTGTCACACCATTTGCACAG GTTCTCGCCAGCCTGAGGACTGTCCGAGGTAACTTTGCCGTCATAACCGGCCAGCAAGATCGCACAGCCAGCAA GACACGATCCTCAGGCAACAATCCACCATCCATGTGCAAGACCAGCCTCGCAG AGGAGCCGCACCAGCAGCTGGCCATAGAGACTCTGGATGAGCTGGACTGGTGTCTGGAGCAACTGGAGACACTGAAAACTCGACACTCTGTCAGCGAGATGGCTTCCAACAAG TTCAAGAGGATGCTGAACCGAGAGCTCACCCAGCTGTCAGAAACCAGCCGTTCAGGGAACCAGGTGTCTGAGTTCATCTCCAGCACCTTCCTCG AGAAGCAACATGACATGGACATAATTTCTCCGCCGGCCAAGGAGAAGGACAAGAAGAAACGGCCCATGTCTCAGATCAGCGGTGTGAAAAAGGCCACCCACAGCCCCAGCCTCGCCCCCTCCACCATCCCTCGCTTTGGGGTCAACTCCAGCCAGGAAGGACTTCTAGCAAAG GAACTGGAGGACATAAACAGATGGGGTATCGACATCTTCAAGGTCTCTGAGTATTCTGGGAAACGCCCTCTTACGGTCACCATGTACAGCGTCTTCCAG GAGCGTGACCTGCTGAAGTCCTTTAAGATTCCCGCAGACACCTTCATTACCTTCATGATGACTTTGGAGGATCATTACCATGCCGATACGGCCTACCACAACAACATCCATGCTGCAGACGTGGTCCAGTCCACGCACGTCCTACTGTCCACGCCTGCTCTGGAG GCTGTGTTTACTGATCTGGAGATCCTCGCCGCTCTGTTTGCAAGCGGCATCCATGATGTGGATCACCCTGGAGTTTCCAATCAGTTTCTCATCAACACCA ACTCTGAGCTGGCCCTGATGTACAATGACTCCTCGGTGCTGGAAAATCACCACCTTGCTGTTGGCTTCAAGCTTCTGCAGGAAGATAACTGTGACATCTTTCAGAACCTGAGCAAAAAGCAGAGGCAGTCGCTGCGCAAAATGGTCATTGATATG GTGCTGGCTACAGATATGTCTAAACACATGAACCTCCTGGCAGACCTGAAAACTATGGTGGAGACCAAGAAAGTCACCAGTCTAGGAGTGCTACTGCTGGATAACTACTCAGACCGCATACAG GTCCTTCAGAACATGGTGCACTGTGCAGACCTGAGCAACCCCACCAAGCCTCTGGAGCTGTACCGACAGTGGACAGATCGCATTATGGTGGAGTTTTTCACCCAGGGGGACAGGGAGAGAGACAAGGGCATGGAGGTCAGCCCCATGTGTGACAAACACAACGCCTCCATAGAGAAGAACCAG GTGGGTTTCATTGACTACATTGTTCACCCTCTGTGGGAGACGTGGGCCGACCTGGTGCACCCCGACGCTCAGGAGATCCTGGACACACTGGAGGATAACAGAGAGTGGTACCAGAGCATGATCCCCCACAGCCCCTCCCCCCACCCAGAGGGCCCCGAGGAGGGAGCCCTCACCGGGGAAGCCTCAGCGCTCGGTGGGGGCAGCGGCTCTATTTCGGCGGACAAGTTCCAGTTTGAGCTGACCTTGGAAGAGGAGGGAGAGTCTGATGACGAGAGTCTGCCCGAGGAAGAGGAGAGCTACAGTGGCAGTCGGGGGCCCGAACTCTCCATAAGTGATTCTGGCAGCGGATTGGATTCAGTTTCGTCCACGTCTTGCATGCTCACCAAAAAGCTCACCACTGATTCAGTCAGAACGTTTTCATTAGACTCTGATAAAGAAATGGCTGAAGAAAGAGAAACAGAGAATGAAGGCGTCTCTGGAGTCCCACGCTTCAGACTTGGGACATAG
- the pde4ca gene encoding 3',5'-cyclic-AMP phosphodiesterase 4C isoform X4, with protein MSVPTNCGFCYSVERSITVRSGNIWGSPCAVNRPIDIIQKRRRFDVENGLSVGRSPLDPQASPSSGLVLQANFPHSQRRESFLYRSDSDFDLSPKGPSRNSSTASDLEESLKHWEVNWLSSRHTEDMIVTPFAQVLASLRTVRGNFAVITGQQDRTASKTRSSGNNPPSMCKTSLAEEPHQQLAIETLDELDWCLEQLETLKTRHSVSEMASNKFKRMLNRELTQLSETSRSGNQVSEFISSTFLEKQHDMDIISPPAKEKDKKKRPMSQISGVKKATHSPSLAPSTIPRFGVNSSQEGLLAKELEDINRWGIDIFKVSEYSGKRPLTVTMYSVFQERDLLKSFKIPADTFITFMMTLEDHYHADTAYHNNIHAADVVQSTHVLLSTPALEAVFTDLEILAALFASGIHDVDHPGVSNQFLINTNSELALMYNDSSVLENHHLAVGFKLLQEDNCDIFQNLSKKQRQSLRKMVIDMVLATDMSKHMNLLADLKTMVETKKVTSLGVLLLDNYSDRIQVLQNMVHCADLSNPTKPLELYRQWTDRIMVEFFTQGDRERDKGMEVSPMCDKHNASIEKNQVGFIDYIVHPLWETWADLVHPDAQEILDTLEDNREWYQSMIPHSPSPHPEGPEEGALTGEASALGGGSGSISADKFQFELTLEEEGESDDESLPEEEESYSGSRGPELSISDSGSGLDSVSSTSCMLTKKLTTDSVRTFSLDSDKEMAEERETENEGVSGVPRFRLGT; from the exons TTTTGATGTGGAGAATGGATTGTCTGTGGGGCGCAGCCCTCTGGACCCCCAGGCCAGCCCCAGCTCCGGTCTGGTCCTACAGGCCAACTTTCCTCACAGCCAGCGACGGGAATCTTTCCTCTACCGCTCCGACTCTGACTTTGACCTTTCACCCAAAGGTCCTTCCAGAAACTCCTCCACTGCCAGTGACCT GGAAGAAAGCTTGAAGCACTGGGAAGTCAACTGGTTGTCATCTCG ACATACAGAAGACATGATTGTCACACCATTTGCACAG GTTCTCGCCAGCCTGAGGACTGTCCGAGGTAACTTTGCCGTCATAACCGGCCAGCAAGATCGCACAGCCAGCAA GACACGATCCTCAGGCAACAATCCACCATCCATGTGCAAGACCAGCCTCGCAG AGGAGCCGCACCAGCAGCTGGCCATAGAGACTCTGGATGAGCTGGACTGGTGTCTGGAGCAACTGGAGACACTGAAAACTCGACACTCTGTCAGCGAGATGGCTTCCAACAAG TTCAAGAGGATGCTGAACCGAGAGCTCACCCAGCTGTCAGAAACCAGCCGTTCAGGGAACCAGGTGTCTGAGTTCATCTCCAGCACCTTCCTCG AGAAGCAACATGACATGGACATAATTTCTCCGCCGGCCAAGGAGAAGGACAAGAAGAAACGGCCCATGTCTCAGATCAGCGGTGTGAAAAAGGCCACCCACAGCCCCAGCCTCGCCCCCTCCACCATCCCTCGCTTTGGGGTCAACTCCAGCCAGGAAGGACTTCTAGCAAAG GAACTGGAGGACATAAACAGATGGGGTATCGACATCTTCAAGGTCTCTGAGTATTCTGGGAAACGCCCTCTTACGGTCACCATGTACAGCGTCTTCCAG GAGCGTGACCTGCTGAAGTCCTTTAAGATTCCCGCAGACACCTTCATTACCTTCATGATGACTTTGGAGGATCATTACCATGCCGATACGGCCTACCACAACAACATCCATGCTGCAGACGTGGTCCAGTCCACGCACGTCCTACTGTCCACGCCTGCTCTGGAG GCTGTGTTTACTGATCTGGAGATCCTCGCCGCTCTGTTTGCAAGCGGCATCCATGATGTGGATCACCCTGGAGTTTCCAATCAGTTTCTCATCAACACCA ACTCTGAGCTGGCCCTGATGTACAATGACTCCTCGGTGCTGGAAAATCACCACCTTGCTGTTGGCTTCAAGCTTCTGCAGGAAGATAACTGTGACATCTTTCAGAACCTGAGCAAAAAGCAGAGGCAGTCGCTGCGCAAAATGGTCATTGATATG GTGCTGGCTACAGATATGTCTAAACACATGAACCTCCTGGCAGACCTGAAAACTATGGTGGAGACCAAGAAAGTCACCAGTCTAGGAGTGCTACTGCTGGATAACTACTCAGACCGCATACAG GTCCTTCAGAACATGGTGCACTGTGCAGACCTGAGCAACCCCACCAAGCCTCTGGAGCTGTACCGACAGTGGACAGATCGCATTATGGTGGAGTTTTTCACCCAGGGGGACAGGGAGAGAGACAAGGGCATGGAGGTCAGCCCCATGTGTGACAAACACAACGCCTCCATAGAGAAGAACCAG GTGGGTTTCATTGACTACATTGTTCACCCTCTGTGGGAGACGTGGGCCGACCTGGTGCACCCCGACGCTCAGGAGATCCTGGACACACTGGAGGATAACAGAGAGTGGTACCAGAGCATGATCCCCCACAGCCCCTCCCCCCACCCAGAGGGCCCCGAGGAGGGAGCCCTCACCGGGGAAGCCTCAGCGCTCGGTGGGGGCAGCGGCTCTATTTCGGCGGACAAGTTCCAGTTTGAGCTGACCTTGGAAGAGGAGGGAGAGTCTGATGACGAGAGTCTGCCCGAGGAAGAGGAGAGCTACAGTGGCAGTCGGGGGCCCGAACTCTCCATAAGTGATTCTGGCAGCGGATTGGATTCAGTTTCGTCCACGTCTTGCATGCTCACCAAAAAGCTCACCACTGATTCAGTCAGAACGTTTTCATTAGACTCTGATAAAGAAATGGCTGAAGAAAGAGAAACAGAGAATGAAGGCGTCTCTGGAGTCCCACGCTTCAGACTTGGGACATAG
- the pde4ca gene encoding 3',5'-cyclic-AMP phosphodiesterase 4D isoform X6: MPEESYFITVSWMFIQFKRMLNRELTQLSETSRSGNQVSEFISSTFLEKQHDMDIISPPAKEKDKKKRPMSQISGVKKATHSPSLAPSTIPRFGVNSSQEGLLAKELEDINRWGIDIFKVSEYSGKRPLTVTMYSVFQERDLLKSFKIPADTFITFMMTLEDHYHADTAYHNNIHAADVVQSTHVLLSTPALEAVFTDLEILAALFASGIHDVDHPGVSNQFLINTNSELALMYNDSSVLENHHLAVGFKLLQEDNCDIFQNLSKKQRQSLRKMVIDMVLATDMSKHMNLLADLKTMVETKKVTSLGVLLLDNYSDRIQVLQNMVHCADLSNPTKPLELYRQWTDRIMVEFFTQGDRERDKGMEVSPMCDKHNASIEKNQVGFIDYIVHPLWETWADLVHPDAQEILDTLEDNREWYQSMIPHSPSPHPEGPEEGALTGEASALGGGSGSISADKFQFELTLEEEGESDDESLPEEEESYSGSRGPELSISDSGSGLDSVSSTSCMLTKKLTTDSVRTFSLDSDKEMAEERETENEGVSGVPRFRLGT, from the exons ATGCCAGAAGAGAGTTATTTCATCACTGTGTCGTGGATGTTCATTCAG TTCAAGAGGATGCTGAACCGAGAGCTCACCCAGCTGTCAGAAACCAGCCGTTCAGGGAACCAGGTGTCTGAGTTCATCTCCAGCACCTTCCTCG AGAAGCAACATGACATGGACATAATTTCTCCGCCGGCCAAGGAGAAGGACAAGAAGAAACGGCCCATGTCTCAGATCAGCGGTGTGAAAAAGGCCACCCACAGCCCCAGCCTCGCCCCCTCCACCATCCCTCGCTTTGGGGTCAACTCCAGCCAGGAAGGACTTCTAGCAAAG GAACTGGAGGACATAAACAGATGGGGTATCGACATCTTCAAGGTCTCTGAGTATTCTGGGAAACGCCCTCTTACGGTCACCATGTACAGCGTCTTCCAG GAGCGTGACCTGCTGAAGTCCTTTAAGATTCCCGCAGACACCTTCATTACCTTCATGATGACTTTGGAGGATCATTACCATGCCGATACGGCCTACCACAACAACATCCATGCTGCAGACGTGGTCCAGTCCACGCACGTCCTACTGTCCACGCCTGCTCTGGAG GCTGTGTTTACTGATCTGGAGATCCTCGCCGCTCTGTTTGCAAGCGGCATCCATGATGTGGATCACCCTGGAGTTTCCAATCAGTTTCTCATCAACACCA ACTCTGAGCTGGCCCTGATGTACAATGACTCCTCGGTGCTGGAAAATCACCACCTTGCTGTTGGCTTCAAGCTTCTGCAGGAAGATAACTGTGACATCTTTCAGAACCTGAGCAAAAAGCAGAGGCAGTCGCTGCGCAAAATGGTCATTGATATG GTGCTGGCTACAGATATGTCTAAACACATGAACCTCCTGGCAGACCTGAAAACTATGGTGGAGACCAAGAAAGTCACCAGTCTAGGAGTGCTACTGCTGGATAACTACTCAGACCGCATACAG GTCCTTCAGAACATGGTGCACTGTGCAGACCTGAGCAACCCCACCAAGCCTCTGGAGCTGTACCGACAGTGGACAGATCGCATTATGGTGGAGTTTTTCACCCAGGGGGACAGGGAGAGAGACAAGGGCATGGAGGTCAGCCCCATGTGTGACAAACACAACGCCTCCATAGAGAAGAACCAG GTGGGTTTCATTGACTACATTGTTCACCCTCTGTGGGAGACGTGGGCCGACCTGGTGCACCCCGACGCTCAGGAGATCCTGGACACACTGGAGGATAACAGAGAGTGGTACCAGAGCATGATCCCCCACAGCCCCTCCCCCCACCCAGAGGGCCCCGAGGAGGGAGCCCTCACCGGGGAAGCCTCAGCGCTCGGTGGGGGCAGCGGCTCTATTTCGGCGGACAAGTTCCAGTTTGAGCTGACCTTGGAAGAGGAGGGAGAGTCTGATGACGAGAGTCTGCCCGAGGAAGAGGAGAGCTACAGTGGCAGTCGGGGGCCCGAACTCTCCATAAGTGATTCTGGCAGCGGATTGGATTCAGTTTCGTCCACGTCTTGCATGCTCACCAAAAAGCTCACCACTGATTCAGTCAGAACGTTTTCATTAGACTCTGATAAAGAAATGGCTGAAGAAAGAGAAACAGAGAATGAAGGCGTCTCTGGAGTCCCACGCTTCAGACTTGGGACATAG